The following DNA comes from Azotosporobacter soli.
CGCACAACCGCCGAGCTGGAAACCTTCATCAGCGAGACTTTAAAAGCATTGCCAGGCATATCACGCACGCGAACCACGGTAATCCTTTCTTCCAGCAAAGAAAATCCGCGTCTGCCGTTAGGAGATGATGCATAATGGAATGGATTTGGTTAAAGGGTGTTTTGCTCGGCCTCTCGATTGCCATTCCACTCGGACCGATCGGAATATTATGCATTCGCCGTTCCCTTTCGGGCGGATTCTGGCACGGATTTTACACCGGCATCGGCACTGCGTCAGCCGATGCGTTATACGGCATAGCCGCCGCTTTTGGTTTCGCAGCGCTGCATCGCTTCATCCTGCTCAGTCAAATCTGGCTGCAGGGACTCGGCGGCCTGTTTCTTCTTTATCTGGCAAACCAAATTTTTCGTTCACATACGCCGGATATTGACGGCAGGCGAACAGATGATTCCAATTATCGGCATGCAGCCGCTTCGTCATTTGCTTTAACTCTGACCAACCCGATGACCATTTTATCTTTTGCGGCCCTGTTCGCCAGCGTCGGCATTATCGAAGCAGAAAACCTCTCTGTCACACTCAGTTTCGTGTTTGGCATCTTCAGCGGTTCCTTGCTGTGGTGGCTGTTGCTTAGCTCGCTCGCCGCTTGGTCTCGTCAATGTTTAACCGCGCGCAGCCTGCAAAACCTGCAATATCTCGCAGCCGTGGTAATTGCAGCCTTTGGCACCGCCGCTCTCTGGTCATTCGCACGGCAAATTTAAGGCCATTTCCATTACACGGCGAGAGGGACCGCCTTAGATAGCGAGCGCTATCTAAGGCGGTCCCTCTCGTTCTTTTCAGCCTAGTTTTTTAGCCACGCGCGGCGCCTGCAATGCAGCAACTTCCGGCACGTTCGTTCCCAGTAACGGTTCCAGATAACGTCGAAACGCTTCCGTGACATGGAATCGGTCGCGCAATAAAAATTCTTCCGGCATATATTTGGTCTTACCGGCCAGTTCATC
Coding sequences within:
- a CDS encoding LysE family translocator, with amino-acid sequence MEWIWLKGVLLGLSIAIPLGPIGILCIRRSLSGGFWHGFYTGIGTASADALYGIAAAFGFAALHRFILLSQIWLQGLGGLFLLYLANQIFRSHTPDIDGRRTDDSNYRHAAASSFALTLTNPMTILSFAALFASVGIIEAENLSVTLSFVFGIFSGSLLWWLLLSSLAAWSRQCLTARSLQNLQYLAAVVIAAFGTAALWSFARQI